The genomic interval GATCGCGTTCAGCCTTGTGGGCACGCGCCAGTTGCGGGGCGCAAATTTGCTGCTGCTGCCGCTGCTCGCGGGGGCGGCAGCGGGCGGGGTCGCGGGCGACGCCACTGTGCGCGGCGGCGGGGTGAAGTTGCCCCGCGCCTGCTGCTGTGCGGAGCTCGTGTTGCTACGCCTCACTCGACCAACAACCTCTCGGCGTCGGCACCTACGCTGTGCCGTTTTTTCGTTCAGGGCCGTACTTACTCGGGAGTTCGACGAATTCCAGCACGTCGGACGGCTGCCATCCAAACACCCGGAAGCACCGATTCCGAGTGGTGTAAGCCTCAGATAAAACGGTCAAAACGGAACGAGCCCCACCAAAAGGCAGGGCCAATGTGAGCACAGCGGTACTGCACGAACGCGTGGGGTGTCCGTGGCGGGGCAATTCTCTGTCGAAATGTTATGAACAGAGGGGCGGAGAGTGTCAAAGGACACAGTCCGCCCCCTGTTCCGGCTACGACAACTGCCGTGGAGCGGCGACTACTTGAGTCGTGCCATCAGCGCGTGCTCCACGAGCGTGATGAGTGCGCTCTTGGCGTCCGCGCGGTGGCGGGCGTCGGTGGTGATGATGGGGGCGTCGGGGCCGATCTGGAGGGCCTCGCGTACTTCTTCGGGGGTGTAGGGCTGGTGTCCTTCGAAGCCGTTGAGGGCGACGACGAACGGCAGGCCGCTGTTCTCGAAGTAGTCGACGGCGGGGAAGCAGTCGGCGAGACGGCGCGTGTCGACCAGGACGACGGCGCCGATGGCGCCCCGTACGAGGTCGTCCCACATGAACCAGAAGCGGTCCTGACCGGGCGTACCGAAGAGGTACAGGATCAGGTCCTGGTCCAGGGTGATACGGCCGAAGTCCATGGCGACGGTGGTCGTCGTCTTGTCTCCGGTGTGCGTGAGGTCGTCGATGCCCGCCGATGCGGACGTCATGACGGCCTCGGTGCGCAGCGGGTTGATCTCCGAGACGGCTCCGACGAACGTGGTCTTGCCGACGCCGAAGCCGCCCGCCACCACGATCTTCGCGGAGGTGGTGGAGCGGGTCGCTCCGCCGCTAGAGCTTCCGAAGTCCACTGAGCACCCTTTCGAGCAGCGTTACATCCGGCGTTCCGCCGGCCTCTCCATTGCCCGGCTGGTGGATCGCCACCATGCCGGCCTCCGCCAGGTCGGCGACGAGGATCCGAGCGACACCGAGCGGCATCGAAAGCAGTGCCGAGACTTCCGCCACCGACTTGACCTCGCGGCACAGGTGGCAGATCCGCTGGTGCTCCGGCAGGAGCGTGGCGAGATGCGCCGGGTCGGCAGTTGTGCTGACCAGAGCCTCGATGGCGAGCTGGTAGCGCGGCCGGGTCCGGCCGCCGGTCATCGCATAAGGACGTACCAGCGGCTGGTCGCCTTCGTGATCGTACGACGCGTCGAAACGCGCTCCGTACGGATCGCGAGAGGCGGGGGGCGGGGTCATGGATCCTCCGGGCATGACAGCACGTGGTGTGCGGGCCGTCTGACGGGGCCGGGGTGGGGGGCTGTGCGCGGCCTGAACGGTTTGTTTCTCGGCAAGACCTGGGCGTGCGCGGCCTAGTGGAGCAGACTTCCCTGGAGCTCCGCTCGGAGATCCGGGGTGAGGACGCTGCCCGCACGGTCGACGAGCAGCGCCATCTCGTAGCCGACGAGGCCGATGTCGCAGTCGGGGTGCGCGAGCACGGCGAGCGAGGAGCCGTCCGAAACGGACATGAGGAAGAGGAAACCGCGCTCCATCTCGACGACGGTCTGGGTCACAGCCCCGCCCTCGAAAATCCGGGAAGCCCCCGCGGTCAGCGAGGTCAGGCCGGAGGCCACGGCCGCCAACTGGTCGGCGCGGTCACGCGGGAATCCTTCGGACATCGCCAGAAGGAGTCCGTCGGCGGAAACCACCACCGTGTGGGACACCCCGGGGGTGTTGTCCACGAAGTTGGTGATCAACCAGTTCAGATTCTGCGCCGCCTGGCTCATCGGACTCAACTAACGCTCCTGCTGGTGAGTGGGGTCAATGTTGAAACTGCCGGTCGACGAGCCGCTGCCGGCCTGCCGACCCTGCTGGATACCCCGACGAAGATTGGTCAGCCGGCCGCGTACGTCGTCAGGCGCACGCGAAACCTGCGGACCGGTCTGGTGGTTCTGCTGCTGCGCGGTTCCGGGCACCAGATTGGCACGCGGGACGCGACGCGGCAGACCCGAGGTCGTGACACCGCCGGCTGCGGGCTTTTTGACCCGCTCTGCCTGCTTTACGAGTTCGTCGTTCGGCGAGGTGCGCCAGGTGGCGCCGTTGGTGGCGTTCGTACCGTTGGTGGTGCTGTTCGGGGCACCCGTCTCACGTGCCTGGCCGCGCTGCGTCATCGGCGGAGCGATCGGGGCGGACGAGCCGGGCGTCTGCTGCGTGGGCCGCCCTGCTTGCTGCTGGGGCTGCTGCGGCTGCTGAGGCACGGCGGGAGCCTGTGGGGCGTCCTGCTGGAACCAGTTCGACTCCAGCGTGTCGAAGAGCGGCGTACGTCCGTCACCGGGACCGGAGGCGGGCGGCAGCTCGTGCGGCTGCGGCTGCGGGGGCAGGCTCGCGGCGGGCGGACGCGGCGCCGTGTTCCTGGCGGGCTCGGGGTTCTCCCGGCCGCCACGCCGACGCTGGGCGGCGGGACCGAGCGCCTGCGGGCCGCCCGGGTTCTGGTTCTGGCCCTGCGGCCGGCCCTGGCCCTGACGGCCGTAGGCGCCCGAGGGGTTGGCCGACTGCGGCGCGTTGAAGTCCGGCCTCGGGAACTGCTCGGTGGACGCCGGGTCCTGCGCACCGCGGGCCTCGGGCCGCTCGAACTGGCCGGTGGAGCCGCTGCCCTGCGGTACGGGGCCGCGGATGTCGCTGCGCTCGTACATGCTGCCCGTGGGCAGCGCCGGCGGCGGCGCGTCGAAGTCCGGCCGCTGGAACTCGGCGGTGACGCCGGGACCCTGGTGGTCGTCCGCCGAGGGGCGGGCGTACTGGCCGGACGTCTCGTCGTGGCCACGCGGCTGGTCGTTGCCCCAGCTGGTGGCCTGCGGACGCGCCTGGCGCTGCGAGGCCGGGTTACCGCCGGGCAGCTCGGGACGCGAGCCGCCGCGGGGCGGAAGCTGCTGCGGCGTACGGCCGCCCTGGTCGCCTGCGGCAGGGCCGCTCTGGAAGCCGTTCTGGCGTACGTCGGAACGCTCGTGGTTGCCGGTCTGGCGGCCGCCCCCACCGAACATCCCGCCACCCTGGCCGGGCTGACCACCCTGACCGGAGCCGGGCTGCTGCCCCTGACCCCCGTCACGGCCGGGCAGAGCCGCACGCGCACCGGGGCTCGCGACCTGGCCGCGGGCACCACCGGAACCGGCGGGAAGCCGCCCGGCAGGCGCGGGTCCGCCACCGAGACCGGGACGGGCGCCGCCGGCGGACCCGCTGCCGACCGCACCGGGGGAGTTCGGCTGGCGGGCGCCGGGACCGGCGGGCACCTGCGGCTGAGCCGCGGCGCCCTGCTTTGCCGGAGCCTTCTTGCCGCCCTGGGCGACATCGACGGGCAGCATGACCAGCGCGGTCGTACCACCGGAGTCGGACGGACGCAGCTGGATGCGGATGCCGTGTCGCAGGGACAGGCGGCCGACCACGAACAGACCCATGCGGCGCGAGACCGAGACGTCCACGGTGGGCGGCGAGGCGAGCCGCTCGTTGATCGCCGCGAGGTCCTCCGGCGACAGGCCGATACCGGTGTCGTGGATCTCGACGAGCACGCGCCCGTCGGGCAGCGCGTGACCGGTGACGCGGACCTTGGTCTGCGGCGAGGAGAACGACGTGGCGTTCTCCAGCAGCTCGGCGAGGAGGTGTACGAGGTCGTTGACGACGCGTCCGGCGACCTCGGTGCCGGGCACCGACGACAGCTCGATGCGCTCGTACTGCTCCACCTCGGAGGCGGCGGCACGGAGTACGTCGACCAGGGGAACGGGGCGCGTCCAGCGACGGCCGGGCTCTTCACCGGCGAGGACCAGCAGGTTCTCGCCGTTGCGGCGCATGCGGGTCGCGAGGTGGTCGAGCTTGAAGAGCGAGGACAGCTGGTCCGGGTCGGCCTCGCGCGACTCCAGCTCGGAGATGAGCGAGAGCTGACGCTGGATAAGGCCCTGCGAACGCCGCGAGAGGTTGGTGAACATCGCGTTGACGTTGCCCCGCAGCAGCGCCTGCTCGGCGGCCAGTCGGACCGCCTCGCGGTGCACGTCGTCGAAGGCCGCGGCCACCTGGCCGATCTCGTCGCGCGAGTGGACACCGACGGACTCCACGGACGTGTCGACGTCCTGCGGGTCGGCCTCGGAGAGCTGCTTGACCAGCTCGGGCAGGCGTTCCTGGGCGACCGTGGTGGCGGTGTCCTGGAGCCGGCGCAGCGAGCGGATCATGGAGCGGGCCACGACGAACGCGCCGATGAGCGAGACGCCGAGGACGAGGACGATCAGGGCACCGTTGAGGATGGCGTCCTGCTGCGAGTCCTCGCGCAGCTCACGGGCCTTCTGCTCCATCTCGTCGAGGAGCGTCGCCTCGATCTGCTTCATGGACTGGATCTTGCTGGAGTTGGCGTCTGTCCAGTCCATGTACGAACGCTTGGTCTGGCTCTTGAGGCCGCCCGGGGTGGAGAGCACCCGCTGCGAGTACTTGTCGGCGGACGCGATGTCGGGGTTGCCGCTGTCCAGCGGAGCCGTCAGTACATCGGCGTCGCCGTCGTAGACCTGGGCGAACGACTTGCGTGCCGAGTCCTCGCTGTCCATCGCGGACTTGGCGTAGAGGCGGTCGCTCTCGTTGAGCTTGCCGGCCTCGCGGTCGTTGGGCGGCAGGGCGGCCGCGATGATCGCGCGCTGGACGGAGGCGTACTCCTTGGCGGAGGAGAAGGCCGCAAGGGCGCGCGTCCGCTTGATCATCTCCGGGTTGGAGGTCGCCTGCGCCATGTCCTGGGAGAGGCTCAGCAGCGAGTCGATCAGCTGGCTGTAGTTGTTGACCGTCTGCGAGTTGGTCGTGTTGCCCTGGTAAGCGTCCTCGCGGATCTGGCGGATCGACTTCAGCCGGACGGCGATCTCCAGGAGGCTGACGCGGATGCTCTGGAGGCCCTCGTCGCCCTCTGTGTCGATGTTCTGCGTCCCGCTGATGAACGCGTCCCTGGCCCGGTCGGTCTTGTCCCGGGGGCTCTTGACCTTGAAGTCGGCGGGGCTCACGCCGTTGGCGAGCGGACCGGCCGACTTCTCGCGCTCCTCCTGGAGCGCGGCGGCGAGCTCGGTCGCCTGCTTGGTCATCTCGGTCAGCAGCTGCATGTGCTCCAGCTGCTCCATGTTGTTCATGGACTCGTTGATACGCAGCCCACCGAGCGTGGTCGCCGCGACCACCGGCAGTGCCAGCAGGGAGACCAGTCGGGTGCTGATGCGCCAGTTGCGCAGGGCTATTCGTGAGCCCGTGGAGACCGGCTCCTTGGCTCTCACCGGATTCGCCTGTTCGCCACCGCCCTGAGCCCCGGGGCGAGCGGCGCGATCGTTGCGATCGCCGCCGTCACCGGCCCCTGTCGGCACCTGGTTCTGGGCGTGCTGGGGCGAGGATCCGCGGTCGGTCCCGCCGCGCGGCTCCTGCTCCGCCGCAGCGCTGCCATCCCTCTTGAAACGTCCCTGCACTAGCGTCGCAACCTCTGGACCAGGCGTTCCCCCGCGTGAACGGCGGAACGGTGTCGAGTCGTGGGGCACCGAGCGGCCCCATGGGTGGTCGTGAGTGACCGGCGCTTCTCCCCTTCCCGCCGCCACTCGGCGCTGCGTTGCGCCCTGCGCGCCGGCTGGAATCTGAAATCTCGCGGCGGTCCGGGGAATTCCAGCACAGTGCCGGATCTCCAACAAGGGCCGGGCATGAGGCCGTGACCTGAGTGACACCGTGTAAGTGTTGCGTAACAAGGCGTAGAAAGTGTTCAGGGGTAAAAAGGGCATAAGCCAACGAGTCGCTTAGGGGTGGGGGGTGTCCCAGTCCTGATGATCAGGAGCGGAATGATGCCTTCAGGGCGGAATGTCCAGTTCGCGGACCCATGGGGGCTGCCCGAATTGGTCGATATGCCCGCCATCTCGTGAGGAAACTCACACACTGTTCTTGTCTGCTTCACATCTTTGACGGGGAACCGGATGTTTAGCCTGACGCTTTACAGGGATGGCGAATCCGACAATCAGCGCGCCCAAGATGGCGCCCGTACCGACAGGGCCCGAACACCAGATGAAGACCACGACGATGTTCCGCAGCACGGCCAACCCCCGACGGACCACGCTCGCGCATCTCGAAGACGCTGTGGACCTGCTGACCGCCGAGCGGCCGGAGCACCCTGTCGACCTCCCCGCCGAGACCGCCAACCCGCGCCGCACGATTCTGATGGAAGCCCCGGTGGAAGCCCCGGTGGAAGCTCACGCTGCAGCCTAGGCGCGCAGGTAATACGGGCAGTCGGCCCCCTCACCCGCGTTAGCCTGGAGCGTCAGTCTCCGGCCAGCAAAAAGTGAGGGGCGACAGCATCCCGTGCGCATCGCCAGGTTCTCCATCGACGGCAATGTCGCCTTCGGCGCGGTCGAGGGCGACAGCCCGGACGACCTCGTCCTCGACATCATCAAGGGCATCCCGTACGCGGACTTCGAGCTCTCCGGCGTCAAGGTCCCGCTGAGCAAGGTCCGCCTCCTGCCGCCCGTGCTCCCCAGCAAGGTCGTGGCCATCGGCCGCAACTACGCGGAGCACGCGGCGGAGCTCGGCAACGAGGTCCCGGACATCCCCGTCGCCTTCCTCAAACCGTCCACCGCCGTGACAGGCCCAGGCGACCCCATCGCGTACCCCTCCTTCTCCAGCGAGCTGCACCACGAGGCCGAACTGGCCGTGGTCATAGGCCGCATGTGCCGCGAGGTCCCCCGCGAGCGCGTCAAGGACGTCATCTTCGGCTACACCTGCGCCAACGACGTCACCGCGCGCGACGTCCAGAAGCGCGAGAAGCAGTGGGCCAGGGCCAAGGGCTTCGACACCTCGTGCCCGCTCGGCCCCTGGGTGGAGACCGGCCTCGACCCCGCAGCGATTGCCGACGGCCTCGCCATCCAGTGCACGGTCAACGGCGAACAGCGCCAGCTGGGCCGTACGAGCGACATGGTCCGCTCCGTCGAGGACCTGATCGTCCACATCACCGAGGCCATGACGCTGCTCCCGGGCGACGTCATCCTCACGGGGACCCCGGCCGGAGTCGGCCCCCTCAACGTCGGCGACGAGGTCGCCGTCACCATCGAAGGCATCGGCACTCTCACCAACAAGGTGATCAAGCGTGACTAACGCGAACTCCCCCAAGCTCTCGACTTCGCTCGACCAGGGGGTACCCCCACGCGTACGTTTCTGTCCCTCCCCGACCGGCAACCCCCACGTGGGTCTGGTCCGCACCGCTCTGTTCAACTGGGCGTTCGCCCGGCACAACGGCGGCACCATGGTCTTCCGAATCGAGGACACCGACGCCGCCCGCGACTCCGAGGAGTCGTACAACCAGCTGCTCGACTCGATGCGGTGGCTCGGCCTGGACTGGGACGAGGGCCCGACTGCATTCGACAGCGCCTCCGGCGCGGGCGGCGGCCCCCATGCCCCCTACCGCCAGTCGCAGCGGATGGACATCTACAAGGACGTGGCCCAGAAGCTGATGGCGGGCGGCTACGCGTACGAGTGCTTCTGCACCGCCCTGGAGCTTGAGGTACGCCGCGACGCCGCCCGCGCGGCCGGCAAGCCGTCGGGCTACGACGGCACGTGCCGCAACCTCAGCGCCGACCGCATCGAGCGGTACAAGGCCGAGGGCCGCGAGGCCATCGTGCGCTTCCGGATGCCCGACGAGCCGATCACCTTCACGGACCTGGTCCGCGGCGAGCTGACCTTCAACCCGGACAACGTCCCGGACTACGGCATCATCCGCGCCAACGGTGCCCCGCTGTACACGCTCGTCAACCCCGTCGACGACGCCCTGATGGAGATCACCCACGTCCTGCGCGGCGAGGACCTCCTGTCCTCGACCCCGCGCCAGATCGCGCTCTACAAGGCGCTGATCGAGCTGGGCATCGCCAAGGAGATCCCGCAGTTCGGGCACCTCCCGTACGTCATGGGCGAGGGCAACAAGAAGCTGTCCAAGCGCGACCCCGAGGCGTCCCTCAACCTCTACCGCGAGCGCGGCTTCCTCCCGCAGGGCCTGCTCAACTACCTCTCGCTCCTCGGCTGGTCCATCGCGGAGGACCGCGACATCTTCTCGATCGAGGAGATGGTCGCCGCCTTCGACGTCAAGGACGTCAACGCCAACCCGGCGCGCTTCGACCTGAAGAAGTGCGAGCACATCAACGCCGAGCACCTGCGCATGCTCTCGGTCGACGAGTTCATCGCGGCCTGCGAGCCGTGGCTGAAGGCGCCGTACGCCAACTGGAAGCCGGAGTCCTTCGACCGGGCCGCCTTCGAGGCGATCGCCCCGCACGCCCAGACCCGCGTGACGGTCCTCTCCGACATCACGGCCAACGTCGACTTCCTCTTCCTCGACGAGCCGGTCGAGGACGAGGCGTCCTGGGCGAAGGCGATGAAGGGCGAGCCCGTGCCGCTCCTCACCACCGCCCGCGCCAAGCTGGAAGCGGCCGACTGGACGAGCCCCGAGTCCCTCAAGGAGGCCGTCCTGGCCGCCGGTGAGGAGCACGGCCTGAAGCTCGGCAAGGCCCAGGCCCCGGTGCGCGTAGCCGTCACCGGCCGCACGGTCGGCCTCCCGCTCTTCGAGTCCCTGGAGATCCTGGGCAAGGAGAAGACGCTGGCCCGCATCGACGCGGCGCTGGCCAAGCTCACCGCGTAAAGAGCTGTACGACGACAGGGCCCGGAGGCGGCACACGCTTCCGGGCCCTTCGCATGCCCGAAGAGACTCTCCGGGGGGACAACCCCCAACCCCCAGCCGTGGGGGGCGGCTCGGCGGTAGCGTCGCGCTCATCCGATCAACGCCGTCGTCTGGGACATCGACACTGCGTTCTTCGGGGGATAACCCCCGATCCCCCAGCCGTGGGGGCGGCTCGGGGGTAGCGTCGCGCTCATCCGATCAACGCCGTCGTCTGGGACATCGACACTGCGTTCTTCGGGGGATAACCCCCGAACCCCCAGCCATGGGGGCGGCTCGGCGGTAGCGTCGCTCCCATGCCGATCAACGCCGTCGTCTGGGACATCGACGACACGATCTTCGACTACGCGACCGCCGACCACGTCGGCATGCGGGACCACCTCAGGGCCGAGGGGCTCGCCGACGGCTACGCCACCGTCGATCATGCCCTTGCCCGATGGCGCGAGATCACCGAACTCCACTGGGCGAGCTTCGCCTCGGGTGAGACCACCTTTGAGGGGCAGCGCCGGGACCGTGTGCGGTCGTTTCTCGGTGTGCCGCTGAGCGACGACGCGGCCGACGACTGGTTCGGCCGGTACGTCGCCCACTTCGAGGCCGCCTGGAAGCTGTTCCCCGACACCGTTCCGGTGCTCGACGTCCTGGCCGAGGACTACCGACACGCCGTGCTCTCCAACTCCAGCGTCCACAACCAGGACCGCAAGCTGCGCGTCCTGGGAGTGCGCGACCGTTTCGAGGCTCTGCTGTGTGCCGCCGAACTGGGTGTGTCCAAGCCCGCCGCCGAGGCCTTCCACGCCGCCTGCGACGCGCTCGGCCTGCCGCCCCACGAGGTCGCGTACGTCGGCGACCAGCCCGACATCGACGCCGGCGGCGCCGACGCCGCCGGTCTGGCCGGGATCTGGCTCGACCGGGGCGGACTCGGCGGCCGCCCGGACCTCGTGCGCATCACCGGGCTTGAGCAGCTACCTGGGCTGTTGCGGGGCGATACCCGTTTTGGAGCGCCGTCCACCTTCGGGTAATGTTCTTTCTGCGCCGCCCGAGAGGGCCGAAAGGTCTGGCCGGAAGGCGCAAACCAAACAAACCCCCACCAGGGGGTTGTGTTTTGGTGGGCTATGGTGTAATTGGCAGCACGACGGTTTCTGGTTCCGTTAGTCTAGGTTCGAGTCCTGGTAGCCCAGCTCTGCAGAGCTCATCTGCAAAGGCCCCCGTTGTGTAGCGGCCTAGCACGCCGCCCTCTCAAGGCGGTAGCGCCGGTTCGAATCCGGTCGGGGGTACAGATCCTTTCTTTCCACCACCTCCGGGTCGCTCCTGGATGCGGTGACGTAGGGATCGCCAAGGCCCCCGTTGTGTAGCGGCCTAGCACGCCGCCCTCTCAAGGCGGTAGCGCCGGTTCGAATCCGGTCGGGGGTACTGGTCTAAACCAATAGGTCTAAACCACCATGGGCTATGGTGTAATTGGCAGCACGAGGGTTTCTGGTTCCCTTAGTCTAGGTTCGAGTCCTGGTAGCCCAGCGCAGTACAACTCGCAGTAAACAGGCCCCCGTTGTGTAGCGGCCTAGCACGCCGCCCTCTCAAGGCGGTAGCGCCGGTTCGAATCCGGTCGGGGGTACGCACAGAGAAGACCCTCCGCGATGCGGAGGGTCTTTCTCGTATGCGGGCACTACGGGCACTACCGCACGCGTGAACCCGCCGCCATAATCCGCGCATGGCGCTCCTCCATGGCATGCACCGTACGGTCGCCGTCGCCGATCTGCGCGTCGGGGACCACGCCTGTCTCTTCTTCGGCTCGAAGGAGGAGCAGTTGTCCGTGCTGGGATCCCTGGTCGTCGCGGGCCTCGCGGCCCGGCAGAAACTCCTGTTCCTCGCGGGCAGCGACGGCCCCCACACTCCGTACGACCTCCTCGACCGCTGCCGCATACCCCTCCCGGCGGGCAACACCCGCGACGACGGCGTGGCGGAGCGCATACAGATCATGGACGCCGAGGAGTTCTGCCTGTACGCGGGCCACGTCGAACCCAGGCGCATGGTGGGCCGGTTGCGCAAGGAGGCCGACCGGGCGCTCACCGAGGGCTATGCCGGTCTGCGCATCGTCGGCGACATGAGTGTGGCCATCCGCGACGAGGACGCGCTGGGGCAACTGCTGCAGTACGAGGCCCTGCTCGCCCGGGAGTTCAGGCGCGGATCCACGCTCGCCGTCTGCCAGTACGACGCACGGCGCTTCGACACCGCACAGCTGAAGGCCTTCGCCTCCGCACACCCGAGGAGCGTCGACGTCGAACCCCTCGTGCGTACCGCGGAGTTACGCGTTGTCCGTACGTACCATCCGAGCGGGCTCCGGGTGGAAGGAGTCGTGGACATCCGCACGCACCGGCATCTGCGCGGCGCACTGGGCACGCTGGAGCCGGTCGACGGCGATGTCCAACTCGACCTGTCGCGCCTGGAGTTCCTCGACCTCGGCGGGCTGCGCCTGCTGATGGCGTTCGCCGGATCACGCCGTGCGGGCAGCCAGGTCGAACTGGCCGGTCTCGCACCGCATCTGCGCGAAGTGATCGCACTCGTCGGCTGGGACGACACTCCCGGTCTGCGACTGGGAGCGGACCATGTCAACTGACCGTGGTGCGAACGGCAGAGGCTTCGTTCACCACGCCTCGCTCTACGACAGCGACGAGGCGTTCCTGGCGATGGCCCTGCCGTTCGCCGAGGCGGGACTGGAAGCGGGGGAGCCGGTTCTGGCCGCGACCACACCCGCGAATATCGAACTGCTCCGGGACGCCCTCGGGAAACGCGCCCACGCACTGGACACCGCGGAGACGGCATATTTCGGCCGCCGGCCCGTGGAGCGGATCTCGTCCTTCCTGCGCTACTGGAACCACCGGCAGGTGCCCGGCCGCGGGATGCGGATCATGGCCGAGCCCGTGTGGTCGGGCAAGTCCGCGCGTCAGATCGCGGAGTGGAAGCGGATGGAGTCGGGGCTGAATGTGCTGCTCGCGGAGGCTGCCGACCTCTGGATGATCTGCCCGTACGACACCAGGACGGTGCCCCGCGACATCGCGGAGGCGGCCCACGCCACGCACCCCGGCCATGTGGTCGGGTCCGAGATCCTCCCCAGTGCGGCATACGTCGATCCGCATGCCTACGCAGCGGCTGCGGACGCCCCGCTGCCGGCGCCGCCCGGTGGTGCCGCCGTGCTGGAGGGGCGTGCCACCCCGGCCGCCGTACGCCGCTTCGTACGCGACCGGGCCGAGGCGGCGGGCCTCGCGGGGGCACGCCTGGCGATGGCCGAGACCGTGGCCAACGAGGCGCTGACCTACCTGATGAGCCACGGGGCCACCGGCGCGCGGGTGTGTGCCTGGGAGGAGCCCGGTGTCCTCGTCTGGGACCTGTTCGCCGGGGACCGCGCGCCCGCACCGGCCACCTGGGCGGGATTCGCACCGCCCGGCGCACAGGCCGGCGCCGATGACGGGCTGTGGCTGATGCGCAACCTCTGCGAATCGGTGGAGATCCGCACGGTGGACGGCCGGCTGAGGCTGCGCCTGCGGTACGCGGGGGCGACCAACGCCGAGCGGCTCTGAGCCGACGGCGTTCCCGCCCCCGGCTTCCGCCCGCACCGCCCGGATCAGCCGCCGGAGCGGCGCAGGGCCTCCGACAGGCGCGCGGCCGAGTCGATGACCGCCTGGGCGTGCATCCGGCCCGGGTGGCGGGTCAGCCGCTCGATCGGTCCGGAGACCGAGACGGCGGCGACCACCCGGTTGGAAGGACCGCGCACCGGCGCCGACACCGAGGCCACGCCCGG from Streptomyces spiramyceticus carries:
- a CDS encoding nitrate- and nitrite sensing domain-containing protein, which encodes MQGRFKRDGSAAAEQEPRGGTDRGSSPQHAQNQVPTGAGDGGDRNDRAARPGAQGGGEQANPVRAKEPVSTGSRIALRNWRISTRLVSLLALPVVAATTLGGLRINESMNNMEQLEHMQLLTEMTKQATELAAALQEEREKSAGPLANGVSPADFKVKSPRDKTDRARDAFISGTQNIDTEGDEGLQSIRVSLLEIAVRLKSIRQIREDAYQGNTTNSQTVNNYSQLIDSLLSLSQDMAQATSNPEMIKRTRALAAFSSAKEYASVQRAIIAAALPPNDREAGKLNESDRLYAKSAMDSEDSARKSFAQVYDGDADVLTAPLDSGNPDIASADKYSQRVLSTPGGLKSQTKRSYMDWTDANSSKIQSMKQIEATLLDEMEQKARELREDSQQDAILNGALIVLVLGVSLIGAFVVARSMIRSLRRLQDTATTVAQERLPELVKQLSEADPQDVDTSVESVGVHSRDEIGQVAAAFDDVHREAVRLAAEQALLRGNVNAMFTNLSRRSQGLIQRQLSLISELESREADPDQLSSLFKLDHLATRMRRNGENLLVLAGEEPGRRWTRPVPLVDVLRAAASEVEQYERIELSSVPGTEVAGRVVNDLVHLLAELLENATSFSSPQTKVRVTGHALPDGRVLVEIHDTGIGLSPEDLAAINERLASPPTVDVSVSRRMGLFVVGRLSLRHGIRIQLRPSDSGGTTALVMLPVDVAQGGKKAPAKQGAAAQPQVPAGPGARQPNSPGAVGSGSAGGARPGLGGGPAPAGRLPAGSGGARGQVASPGARAALPGRDGGQGQQPGSGQGGQPGQGGGMFGGGGRQTGNHERSDVRQNGFQSGPAAGDQGGRTPQQLPPRGGSRPELPGGNPASQRQARPQATSWGNDQPRGHDETSGQYARPSADDHQGPGVTAEFQRPDFDAPPPALPTGSMYERSDIRGPVPQGSGSTGQFERPEARGAQDPASTEQFPRPDFNAPQSANPSGAYGRQGQGRPQGQNQNPGGPQALGPAAQRRRGGRENPEPARNTAPRPPAASLPPQPQPHELPPASGPGDGRTPLFDTLESNWFQQDAPQAPAVPQQPQQPQQQAGRPTQQTPGSSAPIAPPMTQRGQARETGAPNSTTNGTNATNGATWRTSPNDELVKQAERVKKPAAGGVTTSGLPRRVPRANLVPGTAQQQNHQTGPQVSRAPDDVRGRLTNLRRGIQQGRQAGSGSSTGSFNIDPTHQQER
- a CDS encoding DUF742 domain-containing protein, which produces MTPPPASRDPYGARFDASYDHEGDQPLVRPYAMTGGRTRPRYQLAIEALVSTTADPAHLATLLPEHQRICHLCREVKSVAEVSALLSMPLGVARILVADLAEAGMVAIHQPGNGEAGGTPDVTLLERVLSGLRKL
- a CDS encoding fumarylacetoacetate hydrolase family protein, which translates into the protein MRIARFSIDGNVAFGAVEGDSPDDLVLDIIKGIPYADFELSGVKVPLSKVRLLPPVLPSKVVAIGRNYAEHAAELGNEVPDIPVAFLKPSTAVTGPGDPIAYPSFSSELHHEAELAVVIGRMCREVPRERVKDVIFGYTCANDVTARDVQKREKQWARAKGFDTSCPLGPWVETGLDPAAIADGLAIQCTVNGEQRQLGRTSDMVRSVEDLIVHITEAMTLLPGDVILTGTPAGVGPLNVGDEVAVTIEGIGTLTNKVIKRD
- a CDS encoding GTP-binding protein codes for the protein MDFGSSSGGATRSTTSAKIVVAGGFGVGKTTFVGAVSEINPLRTEAVMTSASAGIDDLTHTGDKTTTTVAMDFGRITLDQDLILYLFGTPGQDRFWFMWDDLVRGAIGAVVLVDTRRLADCFPAVDYFENSGLPFVVALNGFEGHQPYTPEEVREALQIGPDAPIITTDARHRADAKSALITLVEHALMARLK
- the gltX gene encoding glutamate--tRNA ligase; this translates as MTNANSPKLSTSLDQGVPPRVRFCPSPTGNPHVGLVRTALFNWAFARHNGGTMVFRIEDTDAARDSEESYNQLLDSMRWLGLDWDEGPTAFDSASGAGGGPHAPYRQSQRMDIYKDVAQKLMAGGYAYECFCTALELEVRRDAARAAGKPSGYDGTCRNLSADRIERYKAEGREAIVRFRMPDEPITFTDLVRGELTFNPDNVPDYGIIRANGAPLYTLVNPVDDALMEITHVLRGEDLLSSTPRQIALYKALIELGIAKEIPQFGHLPYVMGEGNKKLSKRDPEASLNLYRERGFLPQGLLNYLSLLGWSIAEDRDIFSIEEMVAAFDVKDVNANPARFDLKKCEHINAEHLRMLSVDEFIAACEPWLKAPYANWKPESFDRAAFEAIAPHAQTRVTVLSDITANVDFLFLDEPVEDEASWAKAMKGEPVPLLTTARAKLEAADWTSPESLKEAVLAAGEEHGLKLGKAQAPVRVAVTGRTVGLPLFESLEILGKEKTLARIDAALAKLTA
- a CDS encoding roadblock/LC7 domain-containing protein, translated to MSQAAQNLNWLITNFVDNTPGVSHTVVVSADGLLLAMSEGFPRDRADQLAAVASGLTSLTAGASRIFEGGAVTQTVVEMERGFLFLMSVSDGSSLAVLAHPDCDIGLVGYEMALLVDRAGSVLTPDLRAELQGSLLH
- a CDS encoding HAD family hydrolase, with protein sequence MPINAVVWDIDDTIFDYATADHVGMRDHLRAEGLADGYATVDHALARWREITELHWASFASGETTFEGQRRDRVRSFLGVPLSDDAADDWFGRYVAHFEAAWKLFPDTVPVLDVLAEDYRHAVLSNSSVHNQDRKLRVLGVRDRFEALLCAAELGVSKPAAEAFHAACDALGLPPHEVAYVGDQPDIDAGGADAAGLAGIWLDRGGLGGRPDLVRITGLEQLPGLLRGDTRFGAPSTFG